The following are encoded together in the Equus przewalskii isolate Varuska chromosome 14, EquPr2, whole genome shotgun sequence genome:
- the GPR45 gene encoding probable G-protein coupled receptor 45 has translation MMACNSTSIETYEYLLLNESNVSDSGVTTPPAPLRISLSILMMLMIVVGFLGNAVVCIIVYQRPAMRSAINLLLATLAFSDIMLSLCCMPFTAITLITVHWHFGDYFCRLSATLYWFFVLEGVAILLIISVDRFLIIVQRQDKLNPQRAKVIIAVSWALSFCVSAPSLAGWTSVEVPTRAPQCVPGYTELPANRAYVVTLVVAVFFAPFGVMLCSYLCILHTVRKNAIRVHNQSDSLDLRQLTRAGLRRLQRQQQVSVDLSFKTKAFTTILLLFVGFSLCWLPHSVYSLLSVFSRTFYCSSSFYTTSSCILWLSYLKSVFNPIVYCWRIKKFREACVELLPQTFQILPRVPERIRRRIQPSTVYVCNENQSAV, from the coding sequence ATGATGGCCTGTAACAGCACGTCCATTGAGACTTACGAATACTTGCTGCTGAACGAGAGCAATGTGTCAGACTCTGGGGTGACCACTCCTCCTGCCCCCCTCAGGATATCCTTGTCAATTCTCATGATGCTGATGATTGTGGTCGGATTCCTTGGCAATGCTGTCGTCTGCATCATCGTGTATCAGAGGCCAGCCATGCGCTCTGCCATCAACCTGTTGCTCGCCACGCTGGCCTTCTCCGACATCATGCTGTCCTTATGCTGCATGCCCTTCACTGCCATCACCCTGATCACTGTCCACTGGCACTTTGGGGATTACTTTTGCCGGCTCTCGGCCACACTTTACTGGTTTTTTGTCCTGGAGGGCGTGGCCATCCTGCTCATCATCAGCGTGGACCGTTTTCTCATCATCGTCCAACGCCAGGACAAGCTGAACCCACAAAGGGCCAAGGTGATCATCGCCGTCTCCTGGGCCCTGTCCTTCTGCGTCTCTGCTCCCTCGCTTGCTGGCTGGACGTCCGTGGAGGTGCCCACCCGGGCCCCTCAGTGCGTGCCAGGCTACACGGAGCTCCCGGCCAACCGCGCCTACGTGGTGACACTGGTGGTGGCTGTGTTCTTCGCGCCCTTTGGTGTCATGCTCTGCTCCTACCTGTGTATCCTCCACACGGTCCGGAAGAATGCCATCCGTGTCCACAACCAGTCGGACAGCCTGGACCTGCGGCAgctcaccagggctggcctgaggcGGCTCCAGCGGCAACAGCAGGTCAGCGTGGACCTGAGCTTCAAAACCAAGGCCTTCACCACCATCCTGCTCCTCTTCGTGGGCTTCTCGCTGTGCTGGCTGCCGCACTCGGTCTACAGCCTCCTGTCGGTGTTCAGCCGGACGTTCTACTGCAGCTCCTCGTTCTACACCACCAGCTCCTGCATCCTGTGGCTCAGCTACCTCAAGTCTGTCTTCAACCCCATCGTCTACTGCTGGAGAATCAAAAAGTTCCGCGAGGCCTGCGTAGAATTGCTGCCCCAGACCTTCCAAATCCTCCCCAGAGTGCCTGAGCGGATCCGAAGGAGAATCCAGCCAAGCACCGTCTACGTGTGCAATGAAAACCAGTCTGCTGTTTAG